From Cercospora beticola chromosome 6, complete sequence, a single genomic window includes:
- a CDS encoding uncharacterized protein (BUSCO:EOG09263M8W), which produces MSALVPPAANERFEPPALDLGDHRSNIASSVRSGAPTTNSIVKSSRWARRTIGLFLLTVTILAWTSTNFLASSIFSDDTYSKPYFVTYVNTAFFIIPLVPILIKRWRENPEAFRAWIDELRMRAKGRYSALKQEEGENDRGYHESPILRSTSALLDEPVEGSQVLSGKDLGIPPSDAAEAPLTVLETARLSLEFCPLWFLANYFVAACLQYTTVASSTILTSTSSVFTLIFGAMFRVERFTVRKLLGVLASLAGITLISCLDLSGKTNDDEHRGDFPQKSLKEIAIGDFIAFLSAVMYGLYAVFMKKRIGDESKVDMPLFFGFVGLINVLIAWPGLIILHYTGAETFQLPPTGDVTLVVFLNSAGSLIGDIAWAYAVLLTSPIVVTVGLSLTIPLSLIGQIILDNQRAGPWYWLGACIVVLSFLFINHEEKKDDDIPTPAAGEGPSAERQDFLAR; this is translated from the exons ATGTCGGCCCTTGTGCCTCCTGCCGCCAACGAGCGATTCGAGCCGCCTGCCCTGGACTTGGGAGATCATCGCAGTAACATTGCTTCGAGCGTGCGGAGCGGCGCCCCTACCACGAATAGCATCGTCAAATCCAGCAGATGGGCGCGGAGGACAATTGGGCTTTTTCTGCTCACCGTCACCATCTTGGCCTGGACCAGCACCAACTTTCTCGCGAGT TCCATCTTCTCCGACGATACCTACTCGAAACCCTACTTCGTCACCTACGTCAACACAGCATTCTTCATTATCCCACTGGTACCGATACTGATCAAGAGGTGGCGCGAAAATCCCGAAGCATTCAGGGCATGGATAGACGAGCTGCGCATGCGCGCAAAGGGCAGATACTCTGCTTTGAAGCAGGAAGAGGGAGAGAATGACCGCGGCTATCACGAGAGTCCCATTTTACGCAGCACAAGCGCGCTCCTGGACGAGCCTGTTGAAGGGAGCCAGGTGCTCAGCGGTAAGGACTTGGGCATTCCACCTTCGGACGCTGCCGAGGCGCCTCTGACGGTACTGGAAACCGCGCGACTCAGCTTGGAATTCTGCCCTCTCTGGTTTCTGGCAAATTACTTTGTGGCAGCGTGTCTGCAGTACACTACAGtggcctcctccaccatccTGACCAGCACGAGTAGTGTCTTCACACTCATATTTGGAGCCATGTTCAGAGTTGAGCGCTTCACAGTGCGCAAATTGCTCGGCGTGCTTGCGTCGTTGGCGGGAATTACTCTCATCTCGTGTCTGGATCTGTCTGGTAAGACAAACGACGATGAACATCGAGGCGACTTCCCGCAAAAGTCGCTGAAGGAGATCGCAATCGGAGACTTCATCGCATTCCTCTCCGCAGTCATGTACGGACTCTATGCTGTTTTCATGAAGAAACGCATCGGAGACGAAAGCAAAGTCGACATGCCGCTtttcttcggcttcgtggGCCTCATCAATGTCCTCATTGCCTGGCCTGGACTCATTATTCTGCATTACACGGGCGCCGAAACATTTCAGCTACCTCCGACTGGAGACGTGACACTGGTCGTCTTCCTGAACTCGGCGGGGAGCTTGATTGGAGACATTGCATGGGCATACGCAGTGCTATTAACCTCGCCCATCGTCGTTACCGTTGGCTTGAGTCTGACGATACCACTATCTCTGATCGGCCAGATCATCCTGGACAACCAGAGAGCGGGGCCGTGGTACTGGTTGGGAGCATGCATCGTGGTTCTATCGTTTCTTTTCATCAATcacgaagagaagaaggacgacgacATACCTACGCCTGCGGCAGGCGAAGGGCCCAGCGCAGAAAGACAGGACTTTCTAGCGCGATGA